The genomic region GGCCAATCGGTCCGCGAGCGATGGGACGACCGACGAGACGACGTCGGGGTCGGCCTCGGCGACTTCGACGAACAGTTTCGCGGTCGTCAAACGGATCGATCGCTCCTCGTCAGTGAGAAACGACGGCAGCGTCGTGAGGACGGGCTCGAGTGCGGTCGGTTGCGTTTCGGCGAACTGACGTATCGCTCGAACAGCTGCTTTCCGCGTCTCCATATCGTGCGTTGCGAGACGCTCGAGACACGTGACAGCCTCCTCGGGGGCTCCGCTATCGAGGGCAGACTCGAGCTGGTCGACAGACGACTGCTGTGGTGAATCGTCCATAGTTACGTCGGCGTGTACCGGTGGATTCGAGCCCGCCGGACAATAAAATCCAGTGCGTGTCCGGCTGGCACAGGGGAGTGATTTCGAGACGTCCATCGAACAGCGCGGAGAGTGCCGCTAAATGTGGGTCTACCGTCCCCTTCGTGTGTGCTGGATTTCCCGGATACTTCGGCAAACTCTTATCCGATATCTCCGGCTTCAGTCGGTGCGGATAGTTGATACGAACAGTCTCGCGGATGATTCCCGTACAGTCGAGCAGCGACACGCAATAGCAGAGATGACTCTCAACAGAAACGATACGGGACTCGGAAGGGTGACGAACAACGAAACGGGAACGGGAAAGCGACGGGAGACGTCCGGACGGGGGATTCGACGCGTGCTGTGGTGGCTCATCGGCGGGTCGCGCGGCGGTGAGAACCGGCTTCGAATTATCCGCGCGATACAGGACCAACCGAGAAACACCAACCAGCTCTCTACGGCCCTTGACCTCAACTACAAGACCGTCGAACACCACCTCGAGCGGCTCGTCGAGCACTGCGTCCTCCTCACGAACGGGGACGGGTACGGCGAGTTGTACTTCCTCTCCGATCGGTTAGCGGAGAACCTCGACGTGTTAGACGAAATCGTCGACGAAGCGGGGATTGAGATCGCGAATGCGAAAACCGATCGCTAGAACGCTCGTCGTTACGGGTACCGGGCTCGTCTGTGCAGTGGTGGGAGCCGCTCTCTTGCCGTCTCTCGGCCATGGCCTCGCACACGGACCGAAAGAAGGTTCGCTGCCGTTGCTCTCCTCTTCGTTCGGGCAAAGCTGTTCATCACGACGTTCAATCTCGTCATATTAGTCATCCTCACGCGGACCGACGTCGGTATCTATCGGGGGTTATCGAACAAGTACACGCGAAGTCTCATCGTATTGAGCGCCGTGTTGCTCCTGTACGCACTCACGAGCAACCCGCTCTGCCAGCTCCTTTTGTACGACCGAAACCGACTCTCGGGGTGTTCCTCTTTCTCCCCGACCTATTCGTCGGCATCGCGATCAGCGTGCTCTACTACCAGAGCCAGGCGTGATGGAGCAATCCTGACAATTCGAGCGAGAAAGTCGTCCTGCCGATTCGAGTGAGAGCGGTTCGATTGCGATTCGAGAGTTCTCCGGTGGCCGGTCCGAGACACACCTCTATCGAAGTGTTCGTGCGTGTAGCTCACTCGCATCTCGAGAACGGATATTTCGGGAACGGTCCTCATCCCGCTCGTTCACGGTATTCGCTCGTGGCTGCCAGCGGCGACATCTCCGCCGTTCTGATATATGATCCCGTTCCCCTTTTATACCCCCTCTGGGATCGAGGAAGAATATCGTCTTCAGAAATCGACAGGAGTAAACCGCCTCTGGAGATAGAGTGACGAAATGAGTCGTGATGGGAAACAGTCAGTAAACGAGGTGATCGGAGCGGTCACCCGAGCGTTGATCCCGACCATCACCACAAACGAAATGCGTCGACGCGTTTGCGAGCAGTTCGCAGCATCGGAGTTGTACTCCTTCGCGTGGATCGGGCGCTATAATCCGAAGACAGAGGCGATGATTCCGACAGCCTCGGCCGGGATCGCGGAGCAGACGCTCTCTGAAGTCACCATCACCGAGGAGTCACCCCGAGCGGAACTGATAAACGAGGCAGTGCGGACGCGGGAGATTACGGTCGGACGGAATCTCGTTGACGATCCGCCGTGCGAGGATCGGCGCGACCACGCCCTCGAACACGACTACCGAACTTTCGCGGTCGTCCCCCTCGGTTACGACGAGACGCTGTACGGTGCCTTGCATCTGGCTACCGATCGGCCGCACGGGTTTGGCGCGGCCGAGCGAGAATCGCTCGCAGAGAGCGGCGTAACGATCGCATACGCCTTCGAAAATGCGGAATCGTCCGCGAATACCGACGGCACCGAGCGCGAGGACGCGGCGGCAGAGACGACGAGAGTGCCCGTGCAGTCCGAGCGGGAGCGGCGGCTCTACGAGACGATCATCTCCAGTACACCCGACCTCGTCTACGCGTTCGACCTCGACTACCGCTTCATATTCGCCAACGACGCACTGCTCGAGATGTGGGGCCAGACCTTCGAAGAGTCCGTCGGAAAGACCCTGCTGGAAAACGGCTACGAGCAATGGCACGCGGAGATGCACGAACGCGAGATCGACCAGGTCGTAGAGACGAAAGAACCCGTCCGCGGCGAGGTGGCGTTCCAACACGCTGAGCACGGCCGCCGTATCTACGACTACATCTTTGCTCCGGTACTCAACGACGAGGGGGAAGTGGAAGCCATCGCCGGGACAACGCGCGATATCACCGAGCGCAAGGAGGTCGAGGAGGCGCTTCAGGAGAGCGAGGAGCGATTCCGGGCGTTGGTCGCCGCCAGCTCGGACGTCGTGTATCGCATGAGCCCCGATTGGAGCGAAATGCACCACCTCGAAGGCAAGGAGTTCATCCCCGATACGCACGAATCGACCAGCGAGTGGCTTGAGAGATACATTCATCCGGACGACCACGAGCGTGTCATGGAGGCCATCAACGAAGCGATCCGGACCAAGAGCGTCTTCGAACTAGAACACCAGGTAGAGCAGGTCGACGGGAGCCTGGGCTGGACGTTCTCGCGCGCGGTACCGATGCTGGACGAGGACGGTGATATCACCGAGTGGATCGGGATGGCGAGCGACATCACCGACCGCAAAGAGTACGAGCGGGAACTCGAACAAACCAACGCGCAACTGAAACGCTCGAACGCGGAACTCGAGCGATTCGCCCACGCCGCCTCCCACGACCTTCAAGAGCCGTTACGGATGGTCTCGAGCTATCTCCAGCTGCTCGAGAATCGCTACGGAGACGACCTCGATGCCGACGCGAGGGAGTTCATCGAGTTCGCTGTCGATGGCGCGGACCGGATGCGGGAGATGGTCGATGCGTTGCTCGAGTATTCACGGGTCAACACCTGTAAGGAGAACTTCGAGCAGATCGACTGTGAGACGGTCCTCGAGGAGGCGATGGAGAACCTTCAGATGGCAATCGACGAACGCAATGCCATCATCACGTCGGACGAACTGCCCACTGTGAGCGGCGATGAACGCCAACTCATTCAGCTCTTCCAGAACCTCCTCGATAACGCTATCACGTATGCGGACGATGGCCCACCGACCGTCCACGTTTCCGCCGAGAAGCGGGACGACGAGTGGCTGTTTTCGGTCCGCGACGACGGGATCGGGATAGCCCCGAAGAGGACGGACGACATCTTCGAGGTGTTCAACCGCCTCCACGCTCCCGACGAGTACGAGGGAACTGGTATCGGTCTCGCGATTTGCAAACGCATCGTGATGACGCATGATGGCCGTATCTGGGTCGAGTCCGACCCCGGCGAGGGAACGACGTTCTTCTTCACAATCCCGGATAACACGGAGTGAAAACGACAGAGGAGGGAAGATAACAGCGGAGATAAGACGAGAGAAGAGTGCGTGATCAATAGAGGGAGAGATCTAGATCTGTTAGTCGAGGATACACTTGATCGAGAATACTCCTCGTGATATCCGTCTCATCCACGAGATGTGGAACTCTCTGCAAACGGACGCCCCTCTATCGATGTGTCTCTCGAAGTGTCTCTCGAAATCGGCTTTCGCTCGAGACGGGATCGTTCGGAGACGTTCCGGAGAGAGCGAATGGACCGCGACACAGACACCCCTCTATCGATGTGTTCTCTCTATAGGGAGAGACGGTATCCGGACGTCTGAGCGGATAGTCGATCGAGATGAAAATCGTTCAATCCGTATCGGCCCGGAAATCGTCTGATACGCCTGTTCAGACCGTCTCTCTCCTCGAGGAATTTCGTGAAGTGGAAAGGCAAGGGAAACGACAGACTCACTGCAGTTCGGAACACATCGAACACATCGATAGAGGGGTGTGTGAGTGTATCGTCTAGAAAGCTAGAAGAAAGGAAGCAAACGGAATCACTCAAATACCCGTGATCGATGTCCTGACTGTTCTTCTCCTGAAATCTCTCGAGTCATCGTTCTTCTCGCAGTTTCGCTATCGAGCGTACCCCCTCCCGCTCGAGGGACCAAACACATCGATAGAGGGGTGTCTGTCTCGCGACGGACTCGATCCTCGAACACATCGTCAGTCGTCGTTGCTATCCCGACGACGTCCCGTCTCAGCCGAGTCGAAATAGCGCATATCATCCACTCAATCGGAGAAATACACATCGATAGAGGTGGGGCAACATTTTTCTTTCTCCTCTGTATGGATCACCGTATGGACGACTTCGACGATCCTCGAGATGGATCGGGGACATCGAAGGATGAAGCGACGGAGCGGGTCGAATCCTCGTCTGATTCTACGATACCCGAGACGACTCCCTCCTCGACCGGCTCGGCGACGGCCGGTGAGTCACAATCGATCGAAGAGATGTTACTGGAGTTCGACCAACAGGAGGGGCTCATTCGCGATCGGTCGCTTCTCGACCCGAATCACATCGTCTCCGAGGATCGGATCGTCGGTCGCGACGAGCAGTTACAGGAAGTAACCAAGATGCTCCGCGTCGCTCTCGGGGACAACCGGCCGCCCAATCTCTTTCTCTACGGCCCCTCCGGAACCGGAAAATCGCTGATCACGAAGGCCGTCTGTAAGAACATCAGCAAAATCTGCGAGACGCGAGACATTCGGTTCGGGACGATCGAAGTCAACTGCCAGGATCTCGATACCCTCGGCGTCGCCGTCTACGAACTCGCGAGTCGCGCGGCGGACGAAGCGGCCGTCGAGGTACAGGTCCCGAAACACGGCGTCGCGACGAAAGAGAAGTGGGACGAACTCTATCGGATCGTCAACGAAAACTTCGACTCGGCAGTGTTCGTTCTCGACGAACTCGACATGCTCGTCGGCCGACGGGACAAGCAGGACCCAGCCTTCTCCCGTCTCCTCTATCAGCTCTCTCGAGCCGGCGCGAACAACGACCTCACTGCTCACGTCTCCGTCGTCGCGATTTCGAACGACACGAAAATGATGGAGTCCGTGGGGAGCCGCGCCCTGAGTTCCTTTACCCCCGAAGACGTCCACTTCGACGACTACGACGCGAACCAGCTCCAGTCGATTCTCCGTCGCCGGCGAGACGCCTTCTACGACGACGTTCTGGACGAGGACGTTATCCCGCTGGCAGCGGCCTTCGCGGCCCAGACCCACGGCGACGCTCGCAAGGCGATCGATCTCGTTCGAGTCGCCGGTGAACTCGCGGAACGCGAAGGCGACGAGCGCGTTCGCGAGGAACACGTCCGCGAAGCACAGGACAAAGTCGAGAAGAATCGGGTCCTCGAGGTCGTCCGCGGTATCAGCACACAGAAGAAGCTTTGTCTCTACGCGACGGCCGCCGTCGCTTCGGAGACGGACGACGAATCCGCTCGCAGCACGACTGGCTACCGCGTGTACCAGTTCCTCACGGATGCGATCGACGCCGAACAGTACCATCAGGAGACCTACGTCAACAAGATGAAGGAAATGACGACGTACTCGCTCGTCGACTTCGAACGGCGGAGCCACGGCCCCAGTTCGGGGATGTTCCTCGAGTTCCAGTTCGGAGAGCGTCCCGAGACGATCCTCGAAACGCTTCGCGAGGATTCGCGCCTCGAAATGGTCTCCGTGGACGAGGTCTCGAGCGTCGTCAAAGCACAGGTTCGAAACGAGACGTAAGTCGTTGTTCGTCGGGCCCCGCTATCGATGTGTTTCTCCGCGGTCGCCATCGTTGTCGTCCAATCCGGAAAGGTGAGTACAGTCGTCTCATCTCAGTACACACCGTTATCGATGTGTGATCTTCGGTTTGATGTCCTGATAGACGGAAAATATGGAGTTTGGAAATTCAATCCGATACGGATACCTATCCTCGATTATCGCCAGTTCGGGGAGTCTCTCGTTTCTCATCACTTTCTCAATTATTGAGAAATTAGACACACCTCTATCGAAGTGTTTCCGTCCCCAGCCGACAGCAGTGGCTGTCAAGAGAAAAATAGGAAAAGAACAGCGGACAGAGTGGTGTTAACTTCGAGTGTGATACGCACAGCCATTGTTCAAAGAAAGGCGAGAGTATACTACATCGTTATATCTGATATGTGCTCATCGATGGAACCCTCATTTCTATTAGATATCTAACAGCGTCGTAAACAGTTACGGATACTGGATCCGCACCCAGATAAAATAGAGTACAGGAGGTATGAGATTGGATTTTACTCCGGACATGGTGGTGTGGGGTTCGTAGAAGTGACTCACTCGGTAGGTGGGGATTCTGATATTGGAATTAGTAATCTGAATTACTGAAATTCGGCTAATGACGTATTTTCGTCGGTCGTATCGCCATCGAGTAAGTGCTCTTGAATGGAGTCGTGGATACCGACGTCGTCGAGGACCTCATCGAGTGCCGACAGGATGAGTTCGATGTCCATATCGAGTGTATACTCGCGATACGTTCCCCCGCGTCGGCCCTCGTTTCGTTCGGTGACCGAGACGAGTCCGAGCATGGCCAGTTCCGCCAGATGATCGCGCATCCGGCGCGGAACAAGCGGGTCCCGCCCGGCTCGCTGTGCGAAGTTGGTGTACCGGGGCCGGACGTCTCGTGAACGGACCGGAGTCTCGTTTTGGAGATGCAGCGTGAGCAGGGAGTACAACACGAGATGACCGTGCTGAGTGAGTCCGCTGATCCCCTCTTCGATCCGGCCGCGTTCCAGATCGTGACGGCCTGCCTCTACGTGGGTTTCGGCGACGGTCGTCGTCTCGGCTTCCTCGCGAGCGAGATCGCCGGCTTTCATCAGGAGGTCGATCGACTGGCGAGCGTCGCCGGCGTCTTTCGCACCATAGGCGGCACACAGCGGGATCACTGCATCGTCGAGGACGTCGTCGTGAAACGCGACCGCCGCCCGCTGCTCGAGGATTTTCTGCAGATCGCTCGCGTCGTACGCGGGGAAATGGATCTCCTGTTCACAGAGCGAACTCTTTACCTTTGGGGAGAGGTCGTCTCGAAACGAGAAATCGTTCGAGATACCGATAATCCCAATTTTCGCTTCGGAGAGGTTATTGTTCGCACGCGCTCGCGGAAGCTGATAGAGGATCGAGTCGTCTTCGACGTGGTCGACTTCGTCCAGAACGATGAGATTGGTCCCGCCGAGATCGTCGAGGTCGTCCCAGAGCATCTCGTAGACCGTCGCTCGCGGGTAGCCGGTCGTACTGATCTGATTCGTTTCGTCTCGGAGTTCGTTGACCAGACGCGTCGCGATCTGATACGAGGACGTGAGGCCGTCGCAGTTGAGGAAGGTGAGCCGGAGATCGATATCGTCGTACTGACTGGCGTCTTCCTCGAGGTGGGAAAGCAAATATCTGGTTGCGGCGGTCTTTCCGACGCCGGTCTTGCCGTAGAGAAAGACGTTGTTCGGTTGTTCGCCGTTGATCACGGGCTGGAGCGCAGCCTGATACATCTGGATTTCTTCGTCGCGACCGACGAGTTGCGCCGGTTGGTAATCCTCCCGCAGCGCGTCGCGATTCCTGTAGATTTCGGTGTCTCGTTCGAACAGGCTCATTCGGACTGTCTCTGGGAGTGTGTCTCTCGGCAGGGTTTATAAAACCACACCGTCCGGAGTGTCCGCAGTTCTTCTCACTTATATCAAACCGAGGAACACACCCACCCCACTGTGTCCGCAGTAATAGGTCTACGAGAGGGGGATGGTCTCAGACGACCATCTAGACTACAGAAGTTTTAATGCAATCTACTGAGAGCTAGTCCAAATGGCAACTATAGTTGATATTTCAGATCAGGCATGGTCTGAAATATATTCTCGCAGATCAGGCCACCCCCGTTCGTCCGGAAGAACAGCGGACATGGTGGGGTGGGTGTGTCGGCTTCCGTAATCGACCGGCAGCGGGATCGGATTGCTTCGTCTCTTTCCGCCGCTGTCTGCCTATACCGTCCGATTGACTGGTCTCTTCGGACTGAGCTCTCCGAGTAGCAACGGTGCCGACTCCGTTCTCTTACACCACGATGTCCGCTGCTCTTGGTTCGCTTCTTCCCCATGGAACAGCGGACATCGTGGTGTCAGTCCGTCCACTCTACTCCTTGCGAGTTACGTTACCTCGGAGCACCCCACACCACCGTGTCCGTTGTTATTTTGATATTTCGATCGAAAACTGCGGACATGGTGGTGTGATGTCGACAGAACCGACCTTCCTAACTCCGTTGCACCGCTCATCCACCGCCGACACTCGCTTTCGCGAGCCTCGAGCCCGAGTCATCATCTCGGTCCGACCTCGATCCGATCACGCGTCCACGGCTAGACGCTCTATCGCACTTTCGATGTATGGAGGGACCGTTCCCGTAATCAACCTCTGTATCGGTTTATGGGTTAGGCTAATTCGTTAGGCTAACTGGAATGTGGTCGGACGTAGTTCTCACTGGTTTCCGATGCCGGACTCACCCGCTTCGAGTTCTCGAGCGAACGGAAACAGGAACTCAGAGCGAAACCGAATTGCTTCCGTCGACGCTCAGAACTTCACGCTCGAGTCGTACTCGGAAACGTCGGCAGCTGTTGGCTCGTCCGGATCGACGCGAACGTCGATCAGTTCCGGTCCGTCCGCTCGTGCCAGTGCAGTATCGACTGCGCTCTCGAGTTCCGAGAGCGTCCTCACAGTCTCGCCCCGACAGCCGAATCCCTCCGCGATGGCGGCGAACTCGGGAGACGACCAGTCGAACCGATGCCCCTCTGCATACTGATCGATTTCCGGCGACTTACTGATGACTCCGTAGTCCTGGTTGTTGAAGAGGATCGTGACCACGTCTAGGTCGTACGCCGCCGCCGTATGCAGCTCCTGTAAGCACATCATCGCCCCGCCGTCACCGGTCAACGCGACGACCGGCCGATCCGGCACGGCGAGTTTCGCGCCGATCGCAGCCGGTAGTCCGACGCCCATTCCCGCCCACGACCCGGAAGTAACGTACGCCTCGGGTTCGTACGTCTCGAAGGTCTGCTTGGCCCAGAGACGGAAGCCGCCGATATCGGTCGTCACAACGGCCTCTCGCGGCAACACCTCGCGAAGCGTCCGGAGCGCGCCGGCCGTCGCGATCGGCGTCTCGTCCTCGAGCAAGCTGCAGGCACGAAGCCGGTCGTCGTACTCCGAGCGAACGCGGTCGCCGATGGACGCCCCGTCCCAAGCGGTGTCGGGACGCGACGCAGAACGGAGTCCCGCTCGTAGCCGATCGACCGCGCTGGCGACGTCCGCAACGATCGCGATATCGGCGTCGTAGGCGATGTCGATGCGACTCGTCTCGAGGGTAACGTGAACGAGTTCGTCACCCATCGGCAGCGACCAGTCGGCGGTCGTCACGCCGTCGAACCGGGTGCCGAGCGCGAGGACGACGTCGGCAGCCTCGAGGGTCTCGTTCGCTCCTGACGGGAGATGACTGCCCGTGACACCGAGCCAGCGCGGATCGTCCTCGGGGAAGACGCCCTTTCCTTTGTAGGACGCGACGACCGGCGCGTCCAGCGTCTCAACGAGGGCCCGAATCGCGTCCGGGTCTCCCGTTCGGCGGGCACCGACGCCGAGGTAGACGACCGGTCGCTCCGCGTCGGCGAGCAGTTGCTTTGCGTCTTCGTACTCGGCGTCGCCGCCGAAGCGACTCGTCTGCGGATCGATCGTTACGGCCGGTGAGCGGAACTCGGCCTCGAGGAGGGACTTCGGAACGCCGAGCCGGACCGGTCCGCGCGGGGGTGTGAGTGCGGTTTCGATCCCCGAACGGATCGCCTGCTGGAACTCGACCGGCCGCTCGACCGAGACGTTCTCCTTGACGACGGTGTCGTACGTCTCGGGTTCGATTTCGTGGATCGGCCCCTTCCCGCGGTCGGCCGGATCGGCGTCGGCGGCGACGTGGATCAGTGGAACGCGGTCGTCGAGTGCGTTCTTCAACCCGTGCATCGCGTTCGTGTCGCCGGGGCCGGGGACGGTAAGCGTCGCGGCGACCTCACCTCCAGACTCGTAGTATCCCCATGCGATGTGCGGGATCGCCGTCTCGTGGCGCGCCATCACGTATCGAATGTCCTCTCGGCGCTCGACGGTACGATCTAACGGGAGCGTCTGCGTCCCGGGGAGCCCGACGAGGAGGTCGACCCCGGCGTCAACGAGGGCATCGTACAGTTGCTCACTGCCGGGTTGGGCCGGCGGACCGTCTCTGTTCCAGGCATCGCTCTCGAGTCTGATTGGAGCGACACAGCGCAATAAATACCGTC from Natrinema versiforme harbors:
- a CDS encoding orc1/cdc6 family replication initiation protein, which encodes MDDFDDPRDGSGTSKDEATERVESSSDSTIPETTPSSTGSATAGESQSIEEMLLEFDQQEGLIRDRSLLDPNHIVSEDRIVGRDEQLQEVTKMLRVALGDNRPPNLFLYGPSGTGKSLITKAVCKNISKICETRDIRFGTIEVNCQDLDTLGVAVYELASRAADEAAVEVQVPKHGVATKEKWDELYRIVNENFDSAVFVLDELDMLVGRRDKQDPAFSRLLYQLSRAGANNDLTAHVSVVAISNDTKMMESVGSRALSSFTPEDVHFDDYDANQLQSILRRRRDAFYDDVLDEDVIPLAAAFAAQTHGDARKAIDLVRVAGELAEREGDERVREEHVREAQDKVEKNRVLEVVRGISTQKKLCLYATAAVASETDDESARSTTGYRVYQFLTDAIDAEQYHQETYVNKMKEMTTYSLVDFERRSHGPSSGMFLEFQFGERPETILETLREDSRLEMVSVDEVSSVVKAQVRNET
- a CDS encoding winged helix-turn-helix domain-containing protein; translation: MRRVLWWLIGGSRGGENRLRIIRAIQDQPRNTNQLSTALDLNYKTVEHHLERLVEHCVLLTNGDGYGELYFLSDRLAENLDVLDEIVDEAGIEIANAKTDR
- a CDS encoding thiamine pyrophosphate-binding protein, with the protein product MRCVAPIRLESDAWNRDGPPAQPGSEQLYDALVDAGVDLLVGLPGTQTLPLDRTVERREDIRYVMARHETAIPHIAWGYYESGGEVAATLTVPGPGDTNAMHGLKNALDDRVPLIHVAADADPADRGKGPIHEIEPETYDTVVKENVSVERPVEFQQAIRSGIETALTPPRGPVRLGVPKSLLEAEFRSPAVTIDPQTSRFGGDAEYEDAKQLLADAERPVVYLGVGARRTGDPDAIRALVETLDAPVVASYKGKGVFPEDDPRWLGVTGSHLPSGANETLEAADVVLALGTRFDGVTTADWSLPMGDELVHVTLETSRIDIAYDADIAIVADVASAVDRLRAGLRSASRPDTAWDGASIGDRVRSEYDDRLRACSLLEDETPIATAGALRTLREVLPREAVVTTDIGGFRLWAKQTFETYEPEAYVTSGSWAGMGVGLPAAIGAKLAVPDRPVVALTGDGGAMMCLQELHTAAAYDLDVVTILFNNQDYGVISKSPEIDQYAEGHRFDWSSPEFAAIAEGFGCRGETVRTLSELESAVDTALARADGPELIDVRVDPDEPTAADVSEYDSSVKF
- a CDS encoding ATP-binding protein, coding for MSRDGKQSVNEVIGAVTRALIPTITTNEMRRRVCEQFAASELYSFAWIGRYNPKTEAMIPTASAGIAEQTLSEVTITEESPRAELINEAVRTREITVGRNLVDDPPCEDRRDHALEHDYRTFAVVPLGYDETLYGALHLATDRPHGFGAAERESLAESGVTIAYAFENAESSANTDGTEREDAAAETTRVPVQSERERRLYETIISSTPDLVYAFDLDYRFIFANDALLEMWGQTFEESVGKTLLENGYEQWHAEMHEREIDQVVETKEPVRGEVAFQHAEHGRRIYDYIFAPVLNDEGEVEAIAGTTRDITERKEVEEALQESEERFRALVAASSDVVYRMSPDWSEMHHLEGKEFIPDTHESTSEWLERYIHPDDHERVMEAINEAIRTKSVFELEHQVEQVDGSLGWTFSRAVPMLDEDGDITEWIGMASDITDRKEYERELEQTNAQLKRSNAELERFAHAASHDLQEPLRMVSSYLQLLENRYGDDLDADAREFIEFAVDGADRMREMVDALLEYSRVNTCKENFEQIDCETVLEEAMENLQMAIDERNAIITSDELPTVSGDERQLIQLFQNLLDNAITYADDGPPTVHVSAEKRDDEWLFSVRDDGIGIAPKRTDDIFEVFNRLHAPDEYEGTGIGLAICKRIVMTHDGRIWVESDPGEGTTFFFTIPDNTE
- a CDS encoding orc1/cdc6 family replication initiation protein — its product is MSLFERDTEIYRNRDALREDYQPAQLVGRDEEIQMYQAALQPVINGEQPNNVFLYGKTGVGKTAATRYLLSHLEEDASQYDDIDLRLTFLNCDGLTSSYQIATRLVNELRDETNQISTTGYPRATVYEMLWDDLDDLGGTNLIVLDEVDHVEDDSILYQLPRARANNNLSEAKIGIIGISNDFSFRDDLSPKVKSSLCEQEIHFPAYDASDLQKILEQRAAVAFHDDVLDDAVIPLCAAYGAKDAGDARQSIDLLMKAGDLAREEAETTTVAETHVEAGRHDLERGRIEEGISGLTQHGHLVLYSLLTLHLQNETPVRSRDVRPRYTNFAQRAGRDPLVPRRMRDHLAELAMLGLVSVTERNEGRRGGTYREYTLDMDIELILSALDEVLDDVGIHDSIQEHLLDGDTTDENTSLAEFQ